In Streptococcus dysgalactiae subsp. dysgalactiae, the following are encoded in one genomic region:
- a CDS encoding replication-associated recombination protein A, with product MPDHLALRMRPKTISEVIGQEHLVGEGKIIHRMVEANMLSSMILYGPPGIGKTSIASAIAGTTKYAFRTFNATVDSKKRLQEIAEEAKFSGGLVLLLDEIHRLDKTKQDFLLPLLENGTIIMIGATTENPFFSVTPAIRSRVQIFELEPLSNEDIKRALQTAITDKERGFAFDVMLDDNALDFIATATNGDLRSAYHSLDLAVMSTKPDSDGKRHITLDTVENSLQRSYITMDKDGDGHYDVLSALQKAIRGSDVNASLHYAARLVEAGDLPSLARRLIVIAYEDIGLANPDAQVHTVTALDAAQKIGFPEARILIANVVIDLALSPKSNSAYLAMDAALSDLRTSGNLPIPRHLRDRHYAGSKELGNAKDYLYPHAYPEKWVKQQYLPDKLIGKQYFSPNETGKYERALGANKERIDKLSSHSTGIPK from the coding sequence ATGCCCGATCATTTAGCGCTCCGCATGCGCCCCAAAACCATTTCAGAGGTCATCGGACAAGAACATCTTGTTGGCGAAGGCAAAATCATCCATCGCATGGTGGAAGCCAATATGCTATCGTCCATGATTCTCTATGGTCCTCCAGGAATCGGTAAAACTTCCATTGCTAGCGCTATTGCAGGTACCACCAAGTATGCCTTTCGAACCTTTAATGCCACCGTCGATAGCAAAAAACGTCTCCAAGAAATTGCTGAGGAGGCCAAATTTTCAGGAGGATTGGTATTGCTACTAGACGAGATTCATCGACTGGACAAAACCAAACAAGACTTCCTGCTCCCCTTACTGGAAAATGGCACCATTATCATGATTGGCGCAACCACTGAGAATCCCTTCTTTTCAGTGACACCCGCTATCAGAAGCCGGGTCCAGATTTTTGAACTGGAACCTCTCTCCAACGAGGATATCAAGCGTGCCCTTCAAACTGCCATTACCGATAAAGAAAGAGGCTTTGCCTTTGACGTGATGCTTGACGATAATGCTCTTGATTTTATCGCAACGGCTACCAATGGTGACTTACGCTCAGCCTATCACTCTCTGGATCTAGCAGTCATGTCCACAAAGCCAGATAGCGACGGGAAGCGACACATCACCTTAGACACTGTTGAAAATTCCTTGCAGCGCAGCTATATTACTATGGATAAGGATGGCGACGGGCATTACGATGTGCTATCTGCTCTCCAAAAAGCTATTCGCGGCTCCGATGTCAATGCCAGTCTTCACTATGCGGCACGATTAGTGGAAGCGGGCGATTTACCAAGCCTAGCCAGACGATTGATTGTGATTGCTTATGAAGATATTGGTTTGGCTAATCCTGACGCCCAAGTCCATACCGTTACCGCACTTGATGCCGCTCAGAAAATCGGTTTCCCAGAAGCACGTATTCTAATTGCTAACGTGGTCATTGATTTGGCCTTATCCCCAAAATCTAACTCAGCTTATCTGGCCATGGATGCTGCCTTAAGCGATTTGAGAACATCAGGAAACCTTCCTATTCCAAGGCATTTGAGAGATAGGCATTATGCCGGCAGTAAAGAACTGGGTAATGCCAAAGATTATCTTTACCCCCACGCTTACCCTGAAAAATGGGTGAAACAACAGTACCTGCCAGATAAATTAATCGGTAAACAGTATTTTTCCCCCAACGAAACAGGAAAATATGAACGTGCCCTGGGGGCCAATAAAGAGCGTATTGACAAGCTTTCTAGTCACTCAACCGGAATCCCAAAATAG
- a CDS encoding S66 family peptidase yields the protein MIQKVGIVSLSSGILGEDMVKHELDLGVKRLKALGLDPVFLPNALKGLEYVKDHPEARAADLLEAFADPSIDMILCAIGGDDTHRLLPYLFSDRQLEKVARQKVFLGFSDTTMNHLMLHKLGLKTFYGQSFLADICELEEEMLPYSLAYFKELIETGSIAAIRPSDVWYDERTDFSQAALGTKRVVHSNQGFKLLRGPAQFSGEILGGCLESLYQLFDGSRYADSVTLCQQYGLFPSLADWEDKILLLETSEEKPSPELYRHMLETLKETGIFSVLSGVLVGKPMDETYDDDYQNILLEVIDTDIPILANLSIGHATPRAIVPFGVKAFVDADQQLIRFDC from the coding sequence ATGATTCAAAAAGTTGGTATTGTCAGTTTATCAAGTGGCATTTTAGGTGAGGACATGGTCAAACATGAGTTAGACTTGGGCGTCAAACGGTTGAAAGCCTTAGGACTCGATCCTGTCTTTTTGCCAAATGCTTTAAAAGGTCTAGAGTATGTGAAAGACCATCCAGAAGCTAGGGCTGCTGATCTTCTTGAAGCTTTTGCAGACCCATCCATTGACATGATTTTATGTGCTATCGGCGGGGATGACACCCATCGTCTGTTGCCTTACCTTTTTAGTGATAGACAACTCGAAAAGGTTGCTCGGCAGAAGGTCTTTCTTGGCTTTTCAGACACAACCATGAACCATCTCATGCTCCACAAGCTAGGACTAAAAACCTTTTACGGTCAATCTTTCCTGGCAGATATTTGTGAACTGGAAGAGGAGATGTTGCCCTATTCCTTAGCCTATTTTAAGGAATTAATCGAGACAGGCAGTATTGCAGCTATTAGACCAAGTGACGTGTGGTACGACGAGCGGACAGATTTTAGCCAAGCAGCCTTGGGAACTAAACGAGTGGTCCACTCCAATCAAGGATTTAAATTATTGCGAGGTCCAGCCCAATTTAGCGGGGAGATTTTAGGGGGCTGTTTAGAATCCCTTTATCAGCTATTTGATGGGTCACGTTATGCAGACAGTGTGACCCTGTGCCAGCAATATGGTTTATTTCCTTCTTTGGCGGATTGGGAGGACAAAATTCTCTTACTTGAAACAAGTGAAGAAAAGCCAAGCCCAGAGCTCTATCGTCACATGCTTGAAACCTTAAAAGAAACAGGCATTTTCAGCGTCCTTTCAGGTGTTCTGGTCGGTAAACCTATGGATGAAACCTACGATGACGATTATCAAAACATTCTTTTAGAGGTCATTGATACCGATATTCCTATTTTGGCTAACCTTTCTATTGGGCATGCTACTCCAAGAGCTATTGTGCCATTTGGAGTGAAGGCTTTTGTGGATGCAGACCAGCAACTTATTCGTTTTGACTGTTAG
- the srlA gene encoding PTS glucitol/sorbitol transporter subunit IIC: MDYITKFAEGFMKLFQLGGETFISWMTGIVPVVLMLLVAMNAFIAILGEERVNKLAEVSAKNPISRYMILPFISAFMLGNPMAISMGRFMPEYYKPSYVASQMQFCHTSNGVFPHINPGELFVWLGIASGIKTLGLSQMELAIRYLLVGLIMNFVGGWVTDFTTAYVSKQQGITLSKTVELD; this comes from the coding sequence ATGGATTACATTACAAAATTCGCAGAAGGCTTTATGAAGCTCTTTCAATTAGGCGGCGAAACTTTTATTAGTTGGATGACAGGAATTGTTCCTGTAGTATTGATGCTTTTGGTTGCAATGAATGCTTTTATTGCTATTCTTGGTGAAGAGCGTGTTAATAAACTTGCAGAGGTTTCTGCTAAAAACCCTATCAGCCGTTACATGATTTTACCTTTTATCTCAGCGTTTATGTTAGGTAATCCTATGGCTATTAGTATGGGACGTTTTATGCCAGAATATTATAAGCCTAGTTATGTTGCTTCACAAATGCAATTTTGTCATACCTCAAATGGTGTTTTCCCTCACATCAATCCTGGTGAACTATTTGTTTGGTTAGGCATAGCATCAGGAATTAAGACTTTAGGATTAAGTCAAATGGAATTGGCAATTCGTTATTTACTTGTTGGTTTAATTATGAACTTTGTAGGTGGTTGGGTAACTGATTTTACAACTGCATATGTTTCTAAACAACAAGGTATTACTTTAAGTAAAACAGTTGAATTAGACTAG
- the srlE gene encoding PTS glucitol/sorbitol transporter subunit IIB — MTYQSIKVVKGSGGYGGPLVITPTEEKHKFIYITGGGEKPEIVDKIVALTGMKAVNGFKTSIPDEEIALAIVDCGGTLRCGIYPKKGIPTINVVATGKSGPLAQYITEEIYVSAVGIDQIIATDESASLENRVQNDTNKAIYDTSKKITEQRAESSFVARIGMGAGKVVATFNQAARDAIQTMLNTILPFMAFVSLLIGIIQGSGVGNWLAKLMVPLAGNIWGLVLIGFICSLPFLSPLLGPGAVISQIIGTLIGVEIGKGNIPPQMALPALFAINTQNGCDFIPVALGLTEANSETVEVGVPSVLYSRFLNGVPRVIVAWIASIGLYK; from the coding sequence ATGACTTATCAAAGTATTAAAGTAGTCAAAGGTAGTGGCGGATATGGCGGACCTCTTGTTATTACACCAACTGAAGAAAAACATAAATTCATTTATATTACAGGAGGTGGTGAAAAACCTGAAATTGTAGATAAGATTGTTGCTTTAACAGGTATGAAAGCTGTTAATGGCTTTAAAACATCTATTCCAGATGAAGAAATTGCTCTAGCGATTGTTGACTGTGGTGGTACATTGCGTTGTGGAATTTATCCTAAAAAAGGAATTCCAACAATTAATGTTGTAGCAACTGGTAAGAGTGGTCCATTGGCACAATATATTACAGAAGAAATATATGTTTCTGCCGTTGGGATTGATCAAATTATAGCCACAGACGAGTCTGCATCTCTTGAAAATCGTGTCCAAAATGATACAAATAAAGCAATTTATGATACAAGTAAAAAAATTACAGAACAACGTGCGGAATCAAGTTTTGTAGCACGTATTGGTATGGGTGCGGGTAAAGTTGTAGCGACCTTCAACCAGGCTGCCCGTGATGCGATTCAAACAATGCTTAATACTATTCTTCCGTTTATGGCATTTGTATCATTATTAATTGGTATTATCCAAGGGTCAGGTGTTGGGAACTGGCTAGCTAAATTAATGGTTCCTCTAGCAGGTAATATCTGGGGGTTAGTATTGATTGGATTTATTTGTTCTCTACCTTTCTTATCACCATTATTGGGACCTGGAGCAGTTATTTCTCAAATTATCGGAACACTTATCGGTGTTGAAATTGGTAAAGGTAATATTCCGCCACAAATGGCATTGCCTGCCCTATTTGCGATTAATACACAAAATGGTTGTGACTTTATTCCTGTTGCTCTTGGGTTGACTGAGGCAAATTCAGAAACAGTTGAAGTTGGGGTACCATCAGTCTTATATTCTCGTTTCTTAAATGGTGTTCCACGTGTAATTGTGGCTTGGATTGCAAGTATTGGACTTTATAAGTAA
- a CDS encoding SDR family oxidoreductase: MTDWLNIAGKTAIVTGASSGIGRAIVEELLELDVKVANFDIVDNGLTHPNLIFVKVDVTSRKEVEDGVSKVVKHFCKIDALINNAGINIPRLLVDSNDPHGKYELDDETFDKITAINQKGLFLVSQAVGRILVEQKSGVIINMASEAGLEGSEGQSAYAATKAALYSYTRSWSKELGKYGVRVVGIAPGIMEATGLRTRAYEEALGYTRGKTVEEIRAGYSSTSTTPLGRSGKLREVADLVAYYISDRSSYITGITTNVAGGKTRG, from the coding sequence ATGACTGACTGGTTAAATATTGCTGGTAAAACGGCAATCGTTACAGGTGCTTCCTCAGGTATAGGTAGAGCAATTGTTGAAGAACTTCTGGAATTAGATGTCAAAGTTGCTAACTTTGATATTGTAGACAATGGCTTAACTCATCCAAACTTAATATTTGTAAAGGTTGATGTTACTTCTCGTAAAGAAGTTGAAGATGGAGTATCGAAAGTAGTAAAACATTTTTGTAAAATTGATGCATTAATTAATAATGCTGGAATTAATATTCCTCGACTTCTAGTTGATTCAAATGATCCTCATGGGAAATATGAATTAGATGACGAGACATTTGATAAAATTACAGCAATTAACCAAAAAGGCCTATTTTTAGTAAGCCAAGCAGTTGGACGTATACTTGTTGAACAAAAGTCAGGTGTTATTATTAATATGGCTTCTGAAGCTGGGCTTGAAGGCTCTGAAGGGCAAAGTGCTTATGCAGCAACAAAAGCAGCATTGTATTCTTATACGCGTTCATGGTCAAAAGAATTAGGAAAATATGGTGTTCGTGTTGTAGGTATTGCACCAGGTATTATGGAAGCTACTGGGCTAAGAACACGGGCATATGAAGAGGCATTAGGATATACTAGAGGAAAAACTGTTGAAGAGATTCGTGCAGGATATTCATCTACGAGTACTACACCACTTGGACGTAGTGGGAAATTAAGGGAAGTTGCAGATCTTGTCGCTTATTATATTTCAGATCGTTCAAGCTATATTACTGGAATTACAACAAATGTAGCAGGTGGTAAAACAAGAGGATGA
- a CDS encoding transcriptional regulator GutM: protein MDSIIVLAIIVISAYIFQIFLGMKQLKHFNQVYAELRQKGRVTIGRRSGRIRSGTIVMFAINSEGIVLDARKMQGISVLATFKAMPQFLGQDIHYVDSYNPLVRKENRLLQIAIEDARELFLRVEAGSYQEISRYSSAFDFDLHMKTLMTRLKYQFKK, encoded by the coding sequence ATGGATAGTATTATCGTACTAGCGATTATTGTGATATCTGCTTATATTTTTCAAATCTTTTTAGGCATGAAACAACTAAAACATTTCAATCAGGTTTACGCTGAATTACGGCAAAAAGGTCGCGTCACTATTGGTAGACGGTCAGGAAGGATCAGATCAGGGACTATTGTCATGTTTGCTATTAATAGTGAAGGCATTGTTTTAGATGCACGTAAAATGCAAGGTATTAGCGTTTTAGCAACCTTTAAAGCCATGCCACAATTTCTTGGTCAAGATATTCATTATGTTGACAGCTACAATCCTTTAGTAAGAAAAGAAAACCGTTTACTTCAAATAGCTATAGAGGACGCCAGAGAATTATTCTTAAGAGTAGAGGCTGGTTCTTATCAGGAAATTTCAAGATATAGCTCAGCTTTTGATTTTGATCTTCACATGAAGACCTTAATGACTCGCTTAAAATATCAATTTAAAAAATAA
- a CDS encoding PTS glucitol/sorbitol transporter subunit IIA, with translation MVKIFETKVTSVGAEADGMIESANMLILFGQGAPADLAEFCYTIDNKILDGHIQEGSTLLINQSNYKVTSIGNVVEKNLINLGHITISFDGSSEGSLPGTLHVIGSEIPKISEGTTIAFFQ, from the coding sequence ATGGTAAAAATATTTGAAACAAAAGTGACATCTGTTGGTGCAGAGGCCGATGGAATGATAGAAAGTGCTAATATGTTGATATTATTCGGTCAAGGAGCTCCAGCGGATCTTGCAGAATTTTGTTATACTATTGATAATAAAATTCTAGACGGTCATATTCAAGAAGGGAGTACACTATTAATTAATCAAAGTAATTATAAAGTCACTTCAATTGGAAATGTTGTCGAAAAGAATTTGATAAATCTTGGGCATATTACTATTTCATTTGATGGTTCAAGTGAAGGTTCATTACCAGGCACATTACATGTTATCGGTTCAGAAATTCCGAAAATTTCTGAAGGCACAACCATTGCATTTTTTCAGTAA
- a CDS encoding BglG family transcription antiterminator gives MALVNRWYDILETLLIQNQLAFDDLRKHMKISPQTLTKSIEQLNDLLDGDIEIIQTNNQLELTVYDYARLETILAGSLRKTSDFNSASKRVAYLLKRLLESPTPIVIDDLAEETGVSRSTINKDLKTAKELASLYHIEIKGIPNRGIQAFGSELKIRLLFIHHVYAYFDTDYLQKESLVFLENLYKVYRLPRKIQELLNKTIAITIKRIHENNHLTDYIPFYSNEVKSNSFMEELVYHLELDYQTSLSQFERDFISFALNTQYIDGLTYHEGLLNPDFLQLYQKMIQEVKESLLINFDEEKLFVEIHTHLKFLINRLIFQIQANDLFHGEIKHKYPLAFEMATSAGKVLEETFSTHLEISECSYLALYFELILRDKEQIVEKGSKRIAVVCTTGRGTANMICRRITKVLGPDIEIFQFSEEQFNPERDDNYFAIFTTIPLKFGQLKSPLVQITNVFNDQWLQNEWQKVHLFHQRNIQDSIIRFVRLKPESTYCSYLTNMVKILAKKNIVDFGFSERIIQREMKQSTMFGNQVAFPHAINYHSDKPILLVGVLDQIFCEGYNQVAIIFMVAIPKKVETRLEAEMLELYDDIFRIASDELLRSELRLIESEEAFYQFTEERGIF, from the coding sequence ATGGCATTAGTTAACCGTTGGTATGATATACTCGAAACTTTATTGATTCAAAACCAGTTGGCTTTTGATGATTTGAGAAAACATATGAAGATTAGCCCACAAACTTTAACAAAAAGTATAGAGCAATTAAATGATCTTTTAGATGGTGATATTGAAATTATTCAAACAAATAACCAACTAGAGTTGACTGTCTATGATTATGCTAGACTTGAAACAATTTTAGCCGGTAGCCTTAGAAAGACTAGTGATTTCAACTCAGCAAGTAAACGTGTTGCGTATTTACTTAAACGCCTGTTGGAATCTCCGACACCAATCGTAATAGATGATCTTGCAGAAGAAACAGGTGTAAGTAGAAGTACGATAAATAAAGATTTAAAAACAGCAAAAGAATTAGCAAGCCTTTATCACATTGAAATCAAAGGAATTCCTAATAGAGGAATTCAAGCTTTTGGATCAGAATTAAAAATTAGACTATTATTTATCCATCATGTTTATGCTTATTTCGATACTGATTATTTACAAAAAGAGAGTCTTGTTTTCTTAGAAAACCTTTATAAAGTTTACCGCTTACCTCGAAAAATTCAAGAGCTTCTGAATAAAACGATTGCAATAACAATAAAGCGTATTCATGAGAATAATCATTTAACAGATTATATTCCCTTTTATAGTAATGAGGTTAAATCAAACTCTTTTATGGAGGAACTTGTTTATCACCTAGAATTAGACTATCAAACTTCCTTGAGTCAATTTGAACGTGATTTTATTTCTTTCGCCTTGAACACCCAATATATAGATGGCTTGACTTATCATGAAGGTTTATTAAATCCCGATTTTCTTCAACTTTATCAAAAGATGATTCAAGAAGTGAAAGAAAGCCTGTTGATTAATTTTGATGAAGAAAAATTATTTGTTGAAATTCATACACATCTAAAATTTTTAATTAATCGATTAATTTTTCAGATTCAAGCTAATGATCTTTTTCATGGAGAAATTAAACATAAATACCCATTAGCATTTGAAATGGCAACATCGGCTGGGAAGGTATTAGAAGAAACCTTTTCAACACATTTGGAAATATCCGAATGTAGTTATTTAGCATTATACTTTGAACTGATTTTGCGAGATAAAGAACAAATTGTTGAAAAAGGATCAAAGCGTATTGCTGTTGTTTGTACTACTGGACGTGGAACGGCAAATATGATTTGTCGAAGGATAACTAAGGTTCTTGGTCCAGATATTGAAATTTTTCAATTTTCTGAAGAACAGTTTAACCCTGAAAGAGATGATAATTATTTTGCAATTTTTACAACCATACCATTAAAATTTGGCCAGTTAAAATCTCCATTGGTTCAAATCACTAATGTATTCAATGATCAATGGTTGCAAAATGAATGGCAAAAAGTTCATCTCTTTCATCAAAGAAACATTCAAGATAGTATTATTCGCTTTGTCCGTTTAAAACCTGAAAGTACATATTGTAGTTATTTGACAAATATGGTTAAGATATTAGCTAAGAAAAATATAGTCGATTTCGGTTTTTCTGAACGAATTATCCAAAGAGAAATGAAACAATCTACGATGTTTGGTAATCAGGTTGCCTTTCCTCATGCAATTAATTATCATTCTGATAAGCCAATCCTTCTAGTTGGGGTATTAGATCAAATATTTTGTGAAGGATATAATCAAGTTGCTATTATCTTTATGGTAGCAATCCCCAAAAAAGTTGAAACTCGGTTAGAAGCAGAAATGTTGGAACTTTATGATGATATTTTTAGGATTGCTAGTGATGAATTATTAAGAAGTGAATTGCGTTTAATAGAGTCAGAGGAAGCTTTTTATCAATTTACGGAGGAAAGAGGGATTTTTTAA
- a CDS encoding aminodeoxychorismate/anthranilate synthase component II has protein sequence MILLIDNYDSFTYNLAQYLNEFDETIILYNQDPNLYDMAKKADALVFSPGPGWPKEANQMPKLIQDFYQTKPILGVCLGHQAIAETLGGTLRLAKRVMHGRQSTIETQGPASLFRSLPKQVTVMRYHSIVVDQLPEDFIVTARDCDDQEIMAFEHRSLPLFGLQFHPESIGTPDGMTMIANFIAAIPH, from the coding sequence ATGATACTCTTAATTGATAATTACGATTCATTTACCTACAACCTCGCCCAATATTTAAATGAATTTGACGAGACTATTATCTTGTATAACCAAGACCCAAACTTATATGATATGGCCAAAAAGGCTGACGCGCTAGTCTTTTCACCCGGCCCTGGTTGGCCAAAAGAAGCCAACCAAATGCCAAAACTCATTCAAGACTTTTACCAAACAAAACCCATTTTAGGGGTATGTCTGGGACACCAAGCGATCGCTGAAACCCTAGGGGGAACCTTACGCTTGGCTAAACGTGTCATGCATGGCAGGCAAAGTACCATTGAAACACAAGGTCCTGCCAGTCTCTTCCGCTCCCTCCCAAAACAAGTCACCGTCATGCGCTACCATTCTATCGTTGTGGATCAGTTGCCCGAAGACTTTATCGTGACCGCTAGAGACTGTGACGATCAGGAAATCATGGCATTTGAACATCGCTCCCTGCCACTTTTTGGCCTACAATTCCACCCAGAAAGCATCGGAACCCCTGATGGCATGACCATGATTGCTAACTTCATCGCAGCCATTCCCCATTAA
- a CDS encoding DNA/RNA non-specific endonuclease encodes MNLLGLQRVFSKKCQLVKLSMVALLSATVAITTLTPETIASARETYVSNEVVQNDEAHQYLQESLAWTFSDSPNYYKVLGASQINPALFPQAGDILYSGLDELGRSRTARGTLTYENVAASYGVRQSFAKNQNPSGWLGNPNRVKYKIDWLNGIAYVGDFWNRSHLIADSLGGDALRVNAVTGTRTQNVGGRDQKGGMRYTEQRAQEWLEANRNGHLYYEAAPVYQGDELVPRAVVVSMQSSDKSIDEKVLVYNTANGYTINYNDGTFTQN; translated from the coding sequence ATGAATTTACTTGGATTACAACGGGTTTTTTCAAAAAAATGTCAGTTAGTTAAGTTGTCGATGGTGGCTTTATTATCAGCCACAGTTGCTATCACAACATTAACACCTGAAACCATTGCATCTGCACGTGAGACATATGTCTCTAACGAAGTTGTTCAGAATGATGAAGCGCATCAGTACTTGCAAGAATCTTTAGCGTGGACTTTCAGTGACAGTCCAAACTACTATAAGGTGTTAGGAGCTAGCCAAATCAATCCAGCACTTTTCCCTCAAGCAGGTGATATTTTATATAGTGGACTAGATGAGCTAGGGAGGAGTCGTACTGCCAGAGGAACACTGACTTACGAAAATGTTGCAGCAAGTTACGGCGTTAGACAGTCTTTTGCTAAAAATCAAAATCCTTCAGGATGGCTAGGAAATCCTAACCGTGTGAAATATAAAATTGACTGGTTAAATGGTATAGCTTATGTTGGAGATTTTTGGAATAGAAGTCACTTAATTGCAGATAGCCTTGGAGGAGATGCTCTTAGAGTTAACGCTGTCACAGGCACTCGTACTCAAAATGTAGGAGGTCGAGATCAAAAAGGAGGTATGCGTTATACCGAACAAAGAGCTCAAGAGTGGTTAGAAGCCAATCGAAATGGTCACCTCTATTATGAAGCGGCACCAGTTTATCAAGGTGATGAATTAGTTCCAAGAGCTGTAGTGGTATCAATGCAATCTTCTGATAAATCAATTGACGAAAAAGTTTTGGTTTATAACACAGCTAATGGCTACACCATTAACTATAACGACGGAACGTTTACTCAGAATTAA
- a CDS encoding FAD/NAD(P)-binding protein: protein MKKRIGIVGMGVSGLAVLLALSHQSEDVLATMEIFCFDDSHHFGKGIPFQEDVALALINSPIDDISFDYRNMNDFMIWLRENGYNTDQSYVARVLYGKYLSERAKSLLDRLPVRVVTSRVEDIHYFPQQQQWQVELEEGSTPSDLPVFFDEIHLACGALPVLDPYELEGALGYHADPYPLKQFARDVFEGQTVTVVGTGLAAIDVIKWLVSDTKASIQAFSRSNVFPTVRILEGPVIDWQFFTDETLNQLLNQAEHSFTLNTFDNLLSSELQAMGFKSWKEATKQVLAPGQEGIALAFEHSKELYLLQQLASRITVWLTDLWPYMSLDDRKAYQDTYGKAIVNLRNPMPEDSAKVLLEAFKQNRLTTIDDVSDITSTDQGFTIITKSTKFFVNRIINATGYHLTPANLSSATPLLQSLINQRLGQLDTQGGLTILPETAQVLSPKYGVMPNLYAHGALVNGVIYQNNSTIKIQRMAKRALKGRE from the coding sequence GTGAAGAAAAGGATTGGTATTGTGGGAATGGGAGTGAGTGGTTTGGCTGTTTTGCTAGCTCTTTCTCATCAGTCAGAAGACGTTTTAGCGACTATGGAGATTTTCTGTTTTGATGATTCTCACCACTTTGGGAAAGGAATTCCTTTCCAAGAAGATGTGGCATTGGCCTTGATAAACTCTCCTATTGACGACATTTCGTTTGATTATCGCAACATGAATGATTTCATGATATGGCTAAGAGAAAATGGCTACAACACTGACCAATCTTATGTCGCAAGAGTTCTTTACGGAAAGTATTTATCTGAGAGAGCAAAATCCCTGTTAGACCGACTTCCTGTTAGGGTCGTGACGTCTAGAGTTGAGGACATCCATTATTTTCCTCAGCAGCAACAGTGGCAAGTAGAGCTGGAAGAAGGATCAACTCCCAGCGATTTGCCAGTCTTTTTTGACGAGATTCATCTTGCTTGTGGAGCCTTACCGGTGTTAGACCCTTATGAACTAGAGGGGGCTCTTGGCTACCATGCTGATCCCTACCCTCTGAAACAATTTGCCAGAGATGTGTTTGAGGGGCAGACGGTTACTGTCGTCGGGACAGGACTGGCTGCCATTGATGTGATTAAATGGCTTGTCAGTGATACCAAGGCTTCTATTCAAGCTTTTTCTCGGTCAAACGTTTTTCCAACAGTGCGTATTCTAGAAGGGCCTGTCATCGATTGGCAGTTTTTCACAGACGAAACGCTCAACCAACTGCTCAACCAAGCTGAGCATTCCTTTACTTTGAATACCTTTGACAACTTGTTATCAAGCGAGTTACAAGCTATGGGTTTTAAGAGTTGGAAAGAGGCAACAAAACAAGTTTTAGCCCCAGGGCAAGAGGGCATTGCTTTAGCCTTTGAACATTCTAAAGAGCTTTATCTTTTACAGCAACTAGCCTCAAGAATAACGGTCTGGTTGACTGATTTGTGGCCCTACATGTCCTTAGATGATCGCAAAGCTTATCAAGACACTTATGGTAAGGCCATCGTCAACTTGCGCAATCCCATGCCAGAGGATTCTGCTAAAGTACTGTTAGAAGCTTTCAAACAAAATAGACTAACGACGATTGATGATGTTTCAGATATCACATCGACGGATCAGGGATTTACCATCATTACTAAGTCGACTAAGTTTTTCGTCAATCGCATCATCAATGCAACGGGTTATCACTTGACACCAGCTAATCTCTCATCAGCAACACCTCTTCTCCAATCACTCATCAATCAGCGCCTTGGTCAACTAGATACTCAAGGCGGACTTACCATTTTACCAGAAACAGCGCAAGTCCTATCACCAAAATACGGCGTCATGCCCAACTTATATGCACACGGTGCCTTAGTAAACGGCGTCATCTATCAGAATAACTCCACCATTAAAATCCAACGCATGGCAAAGCGGGCTTTGAAAGGTAGGGAATAG